The Montipora capricornis isolate CH-2021 chromosome 6, ASM3666992v2, whole genome shotgun sequence genome has a window encoding:
- the LOC138053004 gene encoding uncharacterized protein, with the protein MSKSGVKDTLEKQADGETDQSATFMRNTMVSGTMVSGEASETDDEEDDEVAGQQKTSDDGDDLESEGKYLKDREDLNSEIHRVELESGSETKTKRQKIVYKFDSPFHRKLRERNLVLRSDLVEGLTQCYNSAGAKLESSKFHLIRAQTTAQDVSHSTAIMLEDLTHLSTLLESVLATEKLIPLKSSIENPPDNM; encoded by the exons AT GTCTAAATCAGGAGTGAAGGATACCCTAGAAAAGCAAGCTGATGGTGAAACTGATCAAAGTGCCACATTTATGCGCAATACTATGGTAAGTGGTACCATGGTAAGTGGTGAAGCATCGGAAACTGACGATGAAGAGGATGATGAAGTTGCTGGACAACAGAAAACAAGTGATGACGGTGATGATTTAGAGTCAGAGGGAAAATATTTGAAAGACAGAGAGGACTTGAACTCTGAAATACACAGAGTTGAATTGGAATCCGGTTCAGAAACCAAGACTAAAAGGCAAAAGAttgtttacaagtttgattC GCCTTTTCACCGAAAACTGA GGGAAAGGAATTTGGTTCTGAGAAGTGACCTTGTGGAAGGTTTAACACAGTGTTACAACTCAGCCGGTGCCAAACTTGAAAGCTCTAAGTTTCATCTCATCAGAGCACAGACCACAGCACAG GATGTGTCACACAGCACGGCAATAATGCTGGAGGATCTCACCCATCTTTCAACGCTACTAGAAAGTGTTCTTGcaactgaaaaactgataccCCTTAAGTCTAGTATTGAAAATCCACCAGATAACATGTAA
- the LOC138054333 gene encoding uncharacterized protein, whose product MATSSSSQMEDLSQLTVDQIREMLGKKGLPTTGKRKVLLERLANAQRDSKSNVIAPELKEGSNFAEASKEPLQVKSEVEIQEVSSIRRKARVLQMDVDALIQDILYLSQNASNKIKVQLRIERLTVYRENYLQLRNELIALVAEDMIEEELRRWGKILSEVDKAVDAAHEFLNKDCDVGDHSSKDIAYSDSRVSSNLKLPRIEFPKFNGDVLKFQNFWDQFEAAVHNNVDLPNVQKFTYLRSVLTGNALKAMDGYEVTGANYEAAVECLKHRYGRKRMIISFLVKSVIKMDARSVVNASSLRDLYDTFMNRTRALEALGEDPMSHGCILLPLFETKLPPQLLEKWELTLADTQEDDIGLELFFKFLNRQVVSKEAGERSSNGNITPGNHSFDKGKENRRKSLSPKMGGENEMYTASALLGETRPPTQPNCNFCKADHDSQNCPMFNEKSLDGRSKVEMEALSISKICNPLGPVQMDFHKNSHLQGLTLADSYPRGSVQVDVLIGADHYYSFVTGVCKRGSSSESLVAVESCLGWIVTGQVNRQSRQTSSMLTVVENGGVNETLKRFWELESIGIAENEDPVMSQEEECAVADFNRGLNFDGHNYEVRLPWKRNLPKLESNYAQALRRLESVERKLRQDPVKAKAYKTAINEYVEKGFAEEVPDQSDDNGTVRYLPHHAVFRDDKRTTKCRIVFDASAREGCDASLNDCILPGPPLQPNLASVLIRFRTHKIGLIADIEKMFLQVKLAPKDRDVHRYLWRDLQPHETPKVYRMQRLTFGVNASPFLAIATVHAHVNKYKEMSPYAVEEILQNMYVDDCLTGADTVDSTLKLQQEMSEIMMTAAFNLTKWASNSELVMDAIDPAKRASSPFVEFNSSDPLKALGVSWDLNSDHFRFLAPSGIISSHDPMSKRSLLSLASKMFDPLGLISPFTVRAKILFQELWLKGLQWDDPLDSDTKAKWLSWKSESLQLKDVTIPRCFGNGITQDSVVEVHGFGDASPKAYGAAVYIRIRDKQDNVSSQLVISNSRVVPIKKVSLPRLELLAAVVNARLLKFVVGALPMKVARVVCWSDSMVALHWIKGQSSSWKPFVANRVAEVQSTWDPECWRYCGSKENPADLLTRGLSCSDMISSTLWWNGPQWMFSPCEPLPAQPENEAAPAEACEEKRTTHVCTAVVAEPLIDMSRYGTWLKLIRVTAYVLRAVKLFKTKSRSCERELSADEVRQAEIKCCMWVQEVVYKEEFEKLKAGEVLPSNSRLLKLDPYYDRDDQVLRVGGRLQFADLPEQSKHQIILPHGHPEVAKMVQDVHKNMLHAGPETVLSTLRQKVWLTQGRREVKRVIRRCVACQRQRVGPCAQKMGQLPEERISCSRAFAHVGTDFTGPLYVKEGLNIKKAYVCIFTCASSRMVHLELTHSLTTDEFLQAFSRMTSRRGLCHTVWSDNAQTFKAASREIQKLYDEPTTESQRMWSTLDQDQIKSEFSSRGIKWKFITERSPWRGGWWERFCRMIKEPLRKVLGRALLTFSELNTLLVRIEGIINSRPLTAVSDDCRDPLPITPAHLAIGRPINQLPERKESSLEETSKRTVERYLYLQRLLNHYWKRWKQEYLHLLSVRNKWRKEIPSIRVGDIVLISDDNVPRTKWPLAKVERVYPGNDGLVRTATVRAHNSFYNRPVQRLHKLEIESAASQVSPEAEDPVHGGEKPQTNTVHAASIPVSKPNLSVVLPEGGQGGENVTARTRSGRVTKKPKRLDL is encoded by the exons ATGGCCACCAGTTCCTCGAGCCAAATGGAAGACTTATCTCAACTCACAGTCGATCAAATTCGTGAAATGCTTGGAAAAAAAGGATTGCCGACTACTGGAAAGAGAAAAGTCTTACTGGAAAGGTTAGCGAACGCTCAGCGTGATTCGAAGTCAAATGTTATTGCACCAGAATTAAAGGAAGGTTCGAATTTCGCCGAGGCTTCGAAGGAACCTCTTCAAGtgaaaagtgaagttgaaattcaGGAGGTTAGTTCGATTAGACGTAAAGCCAGAGTCTTGCAAATGGATGTGGATGCGTTGATTCAGGATATTTTGTATCTAAGTCAAAATGcaagcaacaaaatcaaagtaCAATTGAGAATTGAAAGGCTAACTGTGTACCGTGAGAATTATCTTCAACTGAGAAATGAATTAATCGCGCTTGTTGCAGAGGATATGATAGAGGAGGAACTCCGAAGATGGGGAAAAattctgagtgaagtagataaaGCTGTGGATGCTGCTCATGAATTCCTAAATAAAGATTGCGACGTGGGAGATCACTCCTCGAAGGATATTGCATACAGTGACAGTCGTGTATCCTCAAATCTGAAATTACCGAGAATTGAGTTCCCAAAGTTTAATGGCGAtgtgttgaaatttcaaaacttctggGATCAGTTTGAAGCTGCAGTACACAACAATGTTGATTTACCAAATGTTCAGAAGTTTACTTATCTACGCTCGGTGCTAACTGGAAATGCCTTGAAAGCAATGGACGGATATGAAGTAACCGGAGCAAATTATGAAGCAGCTGTTGAATGCCTTAAACACAGgtatggaagaaaacgtatgatCATCTCATTTCTAGTGAAATCTGTCATCAAGATGGATGCTAGGTCAGTTGTTAATGCATCCTCCCTCAGAGATCTCTATGATACCTTTATGAACAGAACTAGAGCTTTAGAGGCTCTTGGAGAAGATCCAATGAGCCATGGATGTATTTTGTTACCCCTTTTTGAGACCAAGTTACCACCACAGTTATTGGAAAAATGGGAGTTGACACTTGCAGACACTCAAGAAGATGACATAGGCCTTgaattgttctttaaatttcttaatcGACAAGTTGTGTCCAAAGAAGCAGGAGAAAGAAGTTCAAATGGGAACATCACCCCAGGCAATCACAGTTttgataaaggtaaagaaaaccgAAGAAAGTCTTTATCTCCCAAAATGGGTGGTGAGAATGAGATGTATACTGCTTCTGCACTACTTGGTGAAACACGCCCTCCAACACAGCCAAATTGTAATTTCTGCAAGGCAGATCATGACTCACAAAATTGCCCAATGTTTAATGAAAAATCACTTGATG GGAGATCAAAGGTGGAGATGGAGGCcctttctatttccaaaatttgtaatcctctcggaCCAGTACAGATGGACTTCCATAAGAACTCTCATCTTCAAGGCTTAACTCTTGCAGATAGTTATCCTCGTGGTTCAGTTCAAGTAGATGTTCTTATTGGTGCAGACCACTActactcatttgtgactggggTCTGTAAGAGAGGTAGTTCCAGTGAGTCACTTGTTGCTGTTGAATCTTGCCTCGGCTGGATTGTCACGGGACAAGTAAACCGCCAATCAAGGCAAACTTCATCCATGCTGACAGTTGTAGAAAACGGTGGAGTTAACGAAACATTGAAAAGATTCTGGGAACTGGAATCAATTGGTATTGCAGAGAACGAGGACCCTGTTATGTCACAAGAGGAAGAATGTGCTGTTGCTGACTTCAATAGAGGATTGAACTTTGATGGACATAACTATGAAGTGCGACTACCATGGAAACGAAATCTTCCAAAGCTAGAAAGTAATTATGCACAAGCTTTGAGACGCCTGGAAAGTGTTGAAAGAAAGTTAAGGCAAGACCCTGTGAAAGCTAAGGCTTACAAAACAGCGATCAACGAATATGTAGAGAAAGGTTTTGCAGAGGAAGTACCTGATCAGAGTGATGACAATGGAACTGTGCGGTACTTACCGCATCATGCTGTATTTCGTGATGACAAAAGAACGACAAAATGCAGAATCGTATTTGATGCTTCCGCACGAGAAGGATGTGATGCTTCCCTTAACGATTGTATTCTTCCTGGTCCTCCTTTACAGCCGAACCTTGCATCTGTTCTGATTCGAtttagaacacacaaaattgGTCTCATAGCAGACATTGAAAAGATGTTTCTGCAAGTCAAACTAGCACCAAAGGACAGAGATGTTCACCGCTACCTGTGGAGAGATTTACAGCCTCACGAAACACCAAAGGTGTACAGAATGCAGAGATTGACTTTCGGTGTGAACGCAAGTCCTTTCCTTGCAATTGCTACAGTCCATgctcatgtaaacaaatacaaagaaatgtcccCGTATGCAGTAGAAGAAATTTTACAGAATATGTATGTCGATGACTGCCTGACAGGAGCCGATACAGTAGATTCAACTTTGAAGCTTCAACAAGAAATGTCAGAAATTATGATGACAGCAGCATTCAATTTGACCAAGTGGGCAAGTAACTCAGAGCTAGTAATGGATGCTATTGACCCAGCTAAAAGAGCCTCATCGCCATTCGTGGAGTTCAATTCGAGCGACCCCCTAAAAGCACTTGGCGTGTCATGGGACTTGAACTCTGACCACTTTAGATTCCTCGCACCGAGTGGAATCATCTCATCCCATGATCCAATGTCAAAGAGAAGTCTACTTAGTCTGGCATCGAAAATGTTTGACCCACTGGGACTGATATCACCCTTCACTGTTAGagccaaaatccttttccaagaGTTGTGGTTGAAAGGATTACAGTGGGATGACCCGCTAGATAGCGACACTAAAGCAAAGTGGTTAAGTTGGAAGTCCGAGTCGTTGCAGCTAAAAGATGTGACTATCCCTCGATGCTTCGGAAATGGTATTACGCAAGACTCTGTGGTAGAGGTGCATGGTTTTGGAGATGCTTCCCCCAAGGCGTATGGAGCAGCAGTGTACATTCGAATAAGAGACAAGCAAGACAATGTATCCTCACAGCTGGTAATATCGAATTCCAGAGTCGTGCCCATTAAGAAGGTGTCACTTCCAAGGCTGGAACTTTTAGCAGCAGTTGTAAATGCCAGGTTGCTAAAATTTGTTGTAGGGGCTTTGCCAATGAAGGTGGCTAGGGTTGTGTGTTGGTCAGATAGTATGGTGGCACTGCATTGGATAAAAGGGCAGAGTTCTTCCTGGAAGCCATTTGTTGCCAATCGTGTGGCTGAGGTACAGTCAACGTGGGATCCTGAGTGTTGGAGGTATTGTGGAAGTAAGGAGAATCCTGCAGACTTGTTGACGCGTGGGTTAAGCTGTAGTGATATGATTTCAAGCACTTTGTGGTGGAATGGACCCCAATGGATGTTTTCGCCTTGTGAACCACTACCCGCTCAACCCGAAAACGAAGCTGCTCCCGCCGAAGCTTGCGAGGAAAAAAGAACTACCCATGTGTGTACAGCAGTCGTTGCAGAACCACTGATTGATATGTCACGCTACGGGACATGGTTAAAGTTGATTCGAGTAACTGCTTATGTATTGAGAGCGGTCAAGTTGTTTAAGACTAAGTCTAGGTCTTGTGAAAGGGAACTGTCGGCGGACGAGGTGAGGCAAGCCGAGATTAAATGTTGTATGTGGGTGCAGGAAGTGGTCTACAAAGAAGAATTCGAGAAACTGAAAGCTGGAGAGGTACTTCCCAGTAACAGCCGCCTCCTGAAACTGGACCCTTATTATGACAGAGATGATCAGGTATTAAGAGTTGGTGGGAGACTACAGTTTGCTGATCTTCCCGAACAGAGCAAGCATCAAATAATCTTGCCTCACGGACATCCTGAAGTTGCCAAGATGGTGCAAGATGTACATAAGAACATGTTGCATGCTGGTCCAGAAACGGTATTATCAACTTTAAGGCAGAAAGTTTGGCTAACTCAAGGAAGACGTGAGGTTAAACGTGTTATCAGAAGGTGTGTAGCTTGCCAAAGACAACGGGTTGGACCTTGTGCCCAGAAAATGGGTCAGCTGCCAGAGGAGAGAATTTCCTGTTCACGAGCTTTCGCGCATGTTGGGACTGATTTTACGGGACCACTGTATGTGAAAGAGGGCTTAAACATTAAGAAAGCATATGTGTGTATTTTCACATGCGCATCATCTCGTATGGTTCACCTGGAACTTACACATAGTTTGACAACTGATGAGTTCCTTCAAGCTTTTAGTCGCATGACGAGTCGCAGAGGTCTTTGCCATACAGTGTGGTCAGACAATGCACAAACCTTCAAGGCAGCAAGCAGGGAAATTCAGAAATTATACGATGAACCCACTACTGAAAGTCAAAGAATGTGGAGTACGTTGGATCAAGATCAAATCAAGTCAGAGTTCTCATCACGAGGGATCAAGTGGAAATTCATCACAGAGCGTTCCCCATGGAGAGGTGGATGGTGGGAACGATTTTGCAGAATGATAAAAGAACCACTGCGCAAGGTCCTTGGAAGGGCACTTCTCACCTTTTCTGAGCTAAACACGTTGCTGGTCAGAATCGAAGGTATCATTAACTCGCGGCCGTTGACCGCAGTGAGTGATGATTGCAGAGACCCGTTACCTATTACACCTGCTCATCTTGCAATTGGTAGGCCAATTAACCAGTTaccggaaaggaaagaaagtagCTTAGAGGAGACCAGCAAGAGGACTGTCGAAAGGTATCTCTACCTGCAGAGACTACTCAATCACTACTGGAAGCGTTGGAAACAAGAGTACCTACATCTCCTATCGGTAAGAAACAAGTGGCGTAAAGAGATCCCTTCTATTCGAGTAGGCGACATTGTACTTATTTCTGACGACAATGTGCCGCGCACCAAATGGCCGTTGGCTAAAGTTGAAAGGGTTTATCCAGGTAACGACGGGCTTGTACGGACCGCTACAGTTAGAGCGCATAACAGCTTCTACAACAGACCCGTTCAACGTTTACACAAGTTAGAGATTGAGTCAGCAGCTTCACAAGTAAGCCCGGAAGCAGAGGATCCAGTCCATGGTGGGGAGAAGCCACAAACGAACACTGTTCATGCTGCAAGTATACCTGTTTCCAAGCCTAATTTGAGCGTTGTCCTCCCCGAAGGAGGACAAGGTGGGGAGAATGTTACAGCCCGTACTCGTTCTGGAAGGGTTACAAAGAAGCCTAAGAGACTGGATCTGTGA